A single window of Streptomyces cathayae DNA harbors:
- the rpsJ gene encoding 30S ribosomal protein S10 yields the protein MAGQKIRIRLKAYDHEVIDSSAKKIVETVTRTGASVAGPVPLPTEKNVYCVIKSPHKYKDSREHFEMRTHKRLIDILDPTPKTVDSLMRLDLPAGVDIEIKL from the coding sequence ATGGCGGGACAGAAGATCCGCATCCGGCTCAAGGCCTACGACCACGAGGTCATCGATTCCTCGGCGAAGAAGATCGTCGAGACGGTGACGCGTACTGGTGCGTCGGTCGCGGGCCCGGTGCCGCTGCCCACTGAGAAGAACGTGTACTGCGTCATCAAGTCGCCGCACAAGTACAAGGACTCGCGCGAGCACTTCGAGATGCGCACGCACAAGCGCCTCATCGACATCCTCGACCCGACTCCCAAGACCGTTGACTCTCTGATGCGACTCGACCTCCCGGCCGGTGTCGACATCGAGATCAAGCTCTGA
- the rplV gene encoding 50S ribosomal protein L22, with protein sequence MEARAQARYIRVTPMKARRVVDLIRGMNATEAQAVLRFAPQAASVPVGKVLDSAIANAAHNYDHTDADSLVISEAYVDEGPTLKRFRPRAQGRAYRIRKRTSHITVVVSSKEGTR encoded by the coding sequence ATGGAAGCCAGGGCCCAGGCGCGGTACATCCGCGTCACGCCCATGAAGGCCCGCCGTGTGGTGGACCTCATCCGTGGCATGAACGCCACGGAGGCTCAGGCGGTCCTGCGTTTCGCCCCGCAGGCCGCGAGCGTGCCGGTCGGCAAGGTGCTGGACAGCGCCATTGCCAACGCCGCGCACAACTACGACCACACCGACGCCGACAGCCTCGTCATTTCCGAGGCCTACGTCGACGAGGGTCCGACCCTGAAGCGGTTCCGTCCGCGCGCCCAGGGTCGTGCCTACCGGATCCGCAAGCGGACCAGCCACATCACCGTGGTCGTCAGCAGCAAGGAAGGAACCCGGTAA
- a CDS encoding DUF397 domain-containing protein has product MIHETAAGEASELAWFKSSYSDGPEGDSCVEIAIAHRTVHVRDSKNVAGPRLALAPGAWTSFVTYASER; this is encoded by the coding sequence ATGATCCACGAGACCGCTGCCGGTGAGGCCTCCGAACTGGCATGGTTCAAGAGCAGTTACAGCGACGGCCCCGAGGGCGACTCCTGCGTGGAGATCGCGATAGCGCACCGCACCGTCCACGTCCGCGACTCCAAGAACGTGGCAGGTCCTCGGCTCGCCCTCGCGCCGGGCGCGTGGACGAGCTTCGTGACGTACGCGTCGGAGCGCTGA
- a CDS encoding cupin domain-containing protein: MQKLSLDALAREHLEHAAAASTGRSASTVYGGHEHVLRQTLLALTAGTSLAEHDSPGEATLLVLSGRVRLTSGDTSWEGRTGDLLTIPPARHGLEALEDAAVILTVAKKG; encoded by the coding sequence ATGCAGAAGCTCTCCCTCGACGCCCTCGCCCGCGAGCACCTCGAACACGCTGCCGCCGCCTCCACCGGCCGCAGTGCGAGCACGGTCTACGGCGGCCACGAGCACGTCCTGCGCCAGACCCTCCTCGCCCTGACCGCCGGTACCTCCCTCGCCGAGCACGACAGCCCCGGCGAGGCGACCCTGCTGGTCCTGAGCGGTCGCGTCCGCCTCACCAGCGGCGACACCTCGTGGGAGGGCCGGACCGGCGACCTGCTCACCATCCCACCGGCCCGCCACGGCCTGGAGGCACTGGAGGACGCGGCGGTGATCCTCACGGTCGCCAAAAAGGGCTGA
- a CDS encoding FAD-binding oxidoreductase gives MGGSHSHGHSGTPVKGEEGRRHRQADVPNSLVDALASRVRGRIVRPGEADYEPVRQLWNGMIDRRPALVVRCAGDEDVVAAVDFARDNELLVAVRGGGHGVAGQAVCDGGLVIDLSEMRGVDVDPERRRAVAQGGCTLGDIDRATQRHGLAAPLGVVTETGVAGLTLSGGMGWLRRKHGLSCDNLLSVRVVTADGRLLVADESQHQDLFWAVRGGGGNFGVVTSFEYRLHPLGPEVFLCFVLYPADRTREVLRACEHYLSRHPDGFAPIGVLGKVPAVEPFPPEAHGKDFTALLAPYPGDPVEGERLLRPLREIADPILDLSGPMPYTEVQAILDEDYPDGLHYYWKSVNVPELGDELIERLAERAASAPSPRSTIDVWYQGGAMARVGEEETAFANRGAPYLLGIEANWEAEADSAENMTWVRGTFADLSSFSTGGVYLNFPGFLEEGEQLLREGYGTNYERLSTVKAKYDPANLFHLNANIKPKS, from the coding sequence ATGGGCGGGAGTCACAGCCACGGCCACAGCGGCACGCCGGTCAAGGGGGAGGAGGGACGGCGCCACAGGCAGGCGGACGTTCCGAACTCCCTGGTGGACGCGTTGGCCTCCAGGGTGCGGGGCCGGATCGTCCGGCCCGGGGAGGCCGACTACGAGCCTGTCCGACAGCTCTGGAACGGCATGATCGACAGGCGTCCGGCGCTGGTGGTCCGGTGCGCGGGCGACGAGGACGTGGTCGCCGCGGTCGACTTCGCCCGCGACAACGAGCTGCTCGTCGCCGTGCGCGGCGGCGGACACGGCGTCGCCGGTCAGGCGGTCTGCGACGGTGGTCTGGTCATCGACCTGTCGGAGATGCGAGGGGTCGACGTCGACCCGGAGCGGCGTAGGGCGGTCGCACAGGGCGGCTGCACGTTGGGGGACATCGACCGGGCGACCCAGCGCCATGGGCTCGCCGCTCCGCTGGGCGTGGTGACGGAGACGGGGGTGGCGGGCCTGACCTTGTCCGGGGGCATGGGCTGGCTCCGACGTAAACACGGGTTGAGCTGCGACAATCTCCTGTCCGTACGGGTGGTCACCGCGGACGGGCGCCTCCTGGTCGCCGACGAGAGCCAGCACCAGGACCTCTTCTGGGCGGTCCGGGGCGGTGGCGGCAACTTCGGCGTCGTCACCTCGTTCGAGTACCGCCTGCACCCCCTCGGGCCGGAGGTCTTCCTCTGCTTCGTGCTCTACCCCGCGGACCGCACCCGGGAGGTGCTGCGGGCCTGCGAGCACTACTTGTCCCGGCATCCGGACGGCTTCGCCCCGATCGGAGTCCTCGGGAAGGTCCCGGCGGTGGAGCCCTTCCCGCCCGAGGCGCACGGGAAGGACTTCACCGCCCTGCTCGCGCCGTACCCGGGCGACCCGGTGGAAGGCGAGCGGCTGCTGCGGCCGCTGCGGGAGATCGCCGACCCGATCCTCGACCTCAGCGGCCCCATGCCCTACACCGAGGTCCAGGCGATCCTGGACGAGGACTACCCCGACGGCCTGCACTACTACTGGAAGTCCGTGAACGTGCCCGAGCTCGGCGACGAGCTGATCGAGCGGCTCGCCGAGCGCGCCGCCTCGGCGCCTTCGCCCCGGAGCACCATCGACGTCTGGTACCAGGGCGGCGCCATGGCCCGCGTCGGCGAGGAGGAGACCGCCTTCGCCAACCGCGGCGCCCCCTACCTGCTCGGAATCGAGGCGAACTGGGAGGCGGAGGCCGACTCGGCCGAGAACATGACCTGGGTGCGCGGCACCTTCGCCGACCTGAGCTCGTTCTCCACCGGAGGCGTCTACCTCAACTTCCCCGGCTTCCTCGAGGAGGGCGAGCAGCTCCTGCGCGAGGGCTACGGCACGAACTACGAACGCCTCTCGACGGTCAAGGCGAAGTACGACCCCGCGAACCTCTTCCACCTCAACGCCAACATCAAGCCGAAGAGTTGA
- the rplC gene encoding 50S ribosomal protein L3, which translates to MSKQIKGILGEKLGMTQVWDENNRVVPVTVLKAGPNVVTQVRTNDVDGYESVQIAFGEIDPRKVNKPLKGHFAKADVTPRRHLVELRTADASEYTLGQEVTAEVFEAGVKVDVTAKSKGKGFSGVMKRHNFKGNNSSHGAKRVHRMPGSIGGCATPGRVFKGQRMAGRMGNERVTTQNLTVHAVDAEKGLLLIKGAVPGPNGGLVLVRTAAKGA; encoded by the coding sequence ATGAGCAAGCAGATCAAGGGCATCCTGGGCGAGAAGCTCGGCATGACGCAGGTGTGGGACGAGAACAACCGTGTTGTTCCCGTCACCGTCCTCAAGGCCGGGCCCAACGTCGTCACCCAGGTCCGTACGAACGACGTCGACGGCTACGAGTCCGTGCAGATCGCCTTCGGTGAGATCGACCCGCGCAAGGTGAACAAGCCCCTCAAGGGCCACTTCGCGAAGGCCGACGTCACCCCCCGTCGCCACCTCGTCGAGCTCCGCACCGCGGACGCCTCCGAGTACACGCTGGGCCAGGAAGTCACCGCTGAGGTGTTCGAGGCCGGCGTGAAGGTCGACGTGACCGCGAAGAGCAAGGGCAAGGGCTTCAGTGGCGTCATGAAGCGCCACAACTTCAAGGGCAACAACTCCTCGCACGGTGCCAAGCGTGTGCACCGCATGCCCGGTTCCATCGGCGGTTGCGCCACGCCGGGTCGTGTGTTCAAGGGCCAGCGCATGGCGGGCCGCATGGGCAACGAGCGGGTCACCACCCAGAACCTGACCGTCCACGCCGTTGACGCGGAGAAGGGTCTGCTGCTCATCAAGGGCGCGGTCCCCGGTCCGAACGGCGGCCTCGTCCTGGTCCGCACCGCGGCCAAGGGGGCCTGA
- the rpsC gene encoding 30S ribosomal protein S3, producing the protein MGQKVNPHGFRLGVTTDFKSRWYADKLYKDYVKEDVAIRRMMTSGMERAGISKVEIERTRDRVRVDIHTARPGIVIGRRGAEADRIRGDLEKLTGKQVQLNILEVKNPETDAQLVAQAVAEQLSSRVSFRRAMRKSMQSAMKAGAKGIKIQCGGRLGGAEMSRSEFYREGRVPLHTLRANVDYGFFEAKTTFGRIGVKVWIYKGDVKNIAEVRAENAAARAGNRPARGGADRPARGGRGGERGGRGRKPQQAPAAEAPKAEAPAAAPAESTGTEA; encoded by the coding sequence ATGGGCCAGAAGGTAAACCCGCACGGGTTCCGGCTCGGTGTCACGACCGACTTCAAGTCGCGTTGGTACGCCGACAAGCTGTACAAGGACTACGTCAAGGAAGACGTCGCCATCCGTCGGATGATGACGTCCGGCATGGAGCGCGCCGGCATCTCGAAGGTGGAGATCGAGCGCACCCGTGACCGTGTGCGGGTGGACATCCACACCGCGCGTCCGGGCATCGTCATCGGCCGCCGCGGCGCCGAGGCCGACCGCATCCGCGGCGACCTCGAGAAGCTCACCGGCAAGCAGGTCCAGCTGAACATCCTCGAGGTCAAGAACCCCGAGACGGACGCTCAGCTCGTGGCCCAGGCCGTCGCCGAGCAGCTCTCCTCCCGCGTCTCCTTCCGCCGCGCCATGCGTAAGAGCATGCAGTCGGCGATGAAGGCGGGCGCCAAGGGCATCAAGATCCAGTGCGGTGGCCGTCTCGGTGGCGCCGAGATGTCCCGCTCGGAGTTCTACCGCGAGGGCCGTGTGCCCCTGCACACGCTCCGCGCGAACGTGGACTACGGCTTCTTCGAGGCCAAGACGACCTTCGGCCGTATCGGCGTGAAGGTCTGGATCTACAAGGGCGACGTCAAGAACATCGCCGAGGTCCGCGCCGAGAACGCCGCTGCCCGCGCCGGCAACCGCCCGGCCCGTGGTGGTGCCGACCGCCCGGCCCGTGGTGGCCGCGGTGGCGAGCGTGGCGGGCGCGGTCGCAAGCCGCAGCAGGCTCCGGCTGCCGAGGCCCCCAAGGCCGAGGCTCCCGCCGCCGCTCCGGCTGAGAGCACCGGAACGGAGGCCTGA
- the gdhA gene encoding NADP-specific glutamate dehydrogenase — translation MTSRPDFTSSLEQLRTEILRRNPAEPEFHQAAREVLDTLGPVFRARPEYAEPGLVERLIEPERQIIFRVPWQDDQGCVHVNRGFRIEYNSALGPYKGGLRFHPSVNLGIIKFLGFEQVFKNALTGLGIGGGKGGSDFDPQGRSDAEVMRFCQSFMTELYRHIGEYTDVPAGDIGVGAREIGYLFGQYRRITNRWEGGVLTGKRAGWGGSLIRPEATGYGNVLFAEAMLHERGEELEGQTAVVSGSGNVALYTIQKLTALGANPVTCSDSSGYVVDEKGIDLELLCQIKEVERGRVSTYAERRGASARFVPGGRVWEVPADIALPSATQNELNADAAAVLIRNGVKAVSEGANMPTTPDAVQLFQKAGVAFGPGKAANAGGVAVSALEMTQNASRTTWKADQVENELARIMTDIHNTCAETAERYGSPGDYVTGANIAGFERVADAVLAQGVI, via the coding sequence GTGACTTCACGACCCGACTTCACCTCCTCGCTCGAGCAGTTGCGTACCGAGATCCTGCGCCGCAATCCGGCCGAACCCGAGTTCCACCAGGCCGCGCGCGAGGTACTGGACACCCTCGGGCCGGTGTTCAGGGCGCGTCCGGAGTACGCGGAACCGGGGCTCGTCGAGCGGCTCATCGAGCCGGAGCGGCAGATCATCTTCCGGGTGCCGTGGCAGGACGACCAGGGGTGCGTTCACGTCAACCGCGGATTCCGGATCGAATACAACAGCGCCCTCGGCCCGTACAAGGGCGGTCTGCGCTTCCACCCCTCGGTGAACCTCGGGATCATCAAGTTCCTCGGTTTCGAGCAGGTCTTCAAGAACGCGCTGACCGGGCTCGGCATCGGCGGCGGCAAGGGCGGCAGCGACTTCGACCCGCAGGGCCGCAGCGACGCGGAGGTCATGCGCTTCTGCCAGTCGTTCATGACGGAGCTGTACCGGCACATCGGTGAGTACACCGACGTACCGGCGGGCGACATCGGTGTCGGCGCCCGCGAGATCGGCTACCTGTTCGGCCAGTACCGGCGGATCACCAACCGCTGGGAGGGCGGCGTCCTGACCGGCAAGCGCGCCGGCTGGGGCGGCTCGCTGATACGGCCGGAGGCGACCGGATACGGCAACGTGCTGTTCGCGGAGGCGATGCTGCACGAGCGTGGCGAGGAACTGGAGGGCCAGACCGCGGTCGTCTCCGGATCCGGAAACGTCGCGCTCTACACCATCCAGAAGCTGACGGCCCTCGGCGCCAACCCGGTGACCTGCTCCGACTCCAGCGGCTACGTGGTCGACGAGAAGGGCATCGACCTGGAGCTGCTGTGCCAGATCAAGGAGGTCGAGCGCGGCCGGGTGAGCACGTACGCCGAGCGGCGCGGCGCCTCCGCGCGGTTCGTGCCCGGTGGGCGGGTCTGGGAGGTCCCGGCCGACATCGCCCTGCCGTCGGCGACGCAGAACGAGCTGAACGCGGACGCCGCCGCCGTACTCATCCGCAACGGCGTGAAGGCGGTGTCGGAGGGCGCGAACATGCCGACGACGCCGGACGCCGTACAGCTCTTCCAGAAGGCCGGAGTCGCCTTCGGGCCCGGCAAGGCCGCGAACGCGGGCGGGGTCGCGGTCAGCGCGCTGGAGATGACGCAGAACGCGTCGCGCACGACGTGGAAGGCCGACCAGGTCGAGAACGAGCTGGCCCGCATCATGACCGACATCCACAACACGTGTGCCGAGACCGCCGAGCGTTACGGCTCCCCCGGCGACTACGTCACGGGCGCGAACATCGCCGGCTTCGAGCGGGTCGCGGACGCGGTCCTGGCGCAGGGCGTCATCTGA
- a CDS encoding YrhB domain-containing protein: MVTKEEAVAAAFHFVKSGPCQEQADSVVMLPDTAVEFTYGWTVCFDLKEHIETGDFTKKPFSPVVVVPHDGTPAHMAPTFPATEQYMEMRASGSWPPKRGHRDAGTPG; encoded by the coding sequence ATGGTGACCAAGGAGGAGGCAGTAGCAGCTGCCTTCCACTTCGTGAAGAGCGGCCCCTGTCAGGAGCAAGCAGATTCGGTGGTCATGCTCCCGGACACGGCCGTCGAGTTCACCTACGGATGGACCGTGTGCTTCGACCTGAAGGAGCACATCGAGACGGGCGACTTCACGAAGAAGCCATTCAGCCCGGTCGTCGTTGTGCCACATGACGGCACGCCTGCCCACATGGCGCCGACATTCCCCGCGACCGAGCAGTACATGGAGATGCGCGCATCCGGCAGCTGGCCTCCGAAGAGGGGCCATCGAGATGCCGGGACGCCTGGTTGA
- the rplB gene encoding 50S ribosomal protein L2, with amino-acid sequence MGIRKYKPTTPGRRGSSVADFVEVTRSTPEKSLVRPLHSKGGRNNSGRVTVRHQGGGHKRAYRVIDFRRHDKDGVPAKVAHIEYDPNRTARIALLHYADGEKRYILAPRGLTQGDRVENGPGADIKPGNNLALRNIPVGTTLHAIELRPGGGAKFARSAGTSVQLLAKEGTMAHLRMPSGEIRLVDVRCRGTIGEVGNAEQSNISWGKAGRKRWLGVRPSVRGVVMNPVDHPHGGGEGRTSGGRHPVSPWGQKEGRTRAPKKASNKYIVRRRKTNKKR; translated from the coding sequence ATGGGTATCCGCAAGTACAAGCCGACGACCCCGGGCCGTCGTGGCTCCAGCGTCGCCGACTTCGTCGAGGTCACGCGGTCCACGCCGGAGAAGTCGCTGGTCCGTCCCCTGCACAGCAAGGGCGGCCGTAACAATTCCGGTCGTGTGACCGTTCGCCACCAGGGTGGCGGACACAAGCGCGCCTACCGCGTGATCGACTTCCGTCGTCACGACAAGGACGGCGTGCCGGCGAAGGTCGCGCACATCGAGTACGACCCCAACCGCACCGCGCGCATCGCGCTCCTGCACTACGCGGACGGCGAGAAGCGCTACATTCTCGCGCCGCGTGGCCTGACTCAGGGCGACCGCGTCGAGAACGGTCCCGGGGCCGACATCAAGCCGGGCAACAACCTCGCCCTGCGCAACATCCCGGTCGGTACGACGCTGCACGCCATCGAGCTGCGTCCCGGCGGCGGCGCCAAGTTCGCCCGCTCCGCCGGCACCTCGGTGCAGCTGCTCGCGAAGGAGGGCACCATGGCCCACCTGCGCATGCCGTCCGGTGAGATCCGCCTGGTCGACGTCCGCTGCCGCGGCACCATCGGCGAGGTCGGCAACGCCGAGCAGAGCAACATCAGCTGGGGCAAGGCCGGTCGTAAGCGCTGGCTGGGTGTCCGCCCGAGCGTGCGTGGTGTGGTCATGAACCCGGTGGACCACCCGCACGGTGGTGGTGAGGGCCGTACCTCCGGTGGTCGCCACCCGGTGTCCCCGTGGGGCCAGAAGGAAGGCCGTACTCGGGCGCCCAAGAAGGCGTCGAACAAGTACATCGTCCGCCGCCGCAAGACGAACAAGAAGCGCTAA
- the rplD gene encoding 50S ribosomal protein L4, whose protein sequence is MSTVDILSPAGDKAGTVELPAEIFGVEKVSIPLIHQVVVAQLAAARQGTHKTKTRGEVRGGGRKPYRQKGTGRARQGSTRAPQFAGGGVVHGPQPRDYSQRTPKKMKAAALRHALTDRARHDRIHVVTGVIEGETPSTKAAKTLFGKISERKNLLLVVDRADEAAWLSARNLPQVHILEPGQLNTYDVLVSDDVVFTKAAFESFVAGPNKANDNEGSEV, encoded by the coding sequence ATGAGCACTGTTGACATCCTTTCGCCGGCAGGCGACAAGGCCGGTACCGTCGAGCTCCCCGCGGAGATCTTCGGCGTGGAGAAGGTCAGCATTCCGCTGATCCACCAGGTCGTCGTCGCTCAGCTGGCCGCTGCCCGCCAGGGCACGCACAAGACCAAGACCCGCGGTGAAGTCCGTGGTGGCGGCAGGAAGCCGTACCGCCAGAAGGGCACCGGCCGCGCCCGTCAGGGTTCGACCCGTGCGCCGCAGTTCGCCGGCGGTGGCGTCGTCCACGGCCCGCAGCCGCGCGACTACTCGCAGCGGACCCCGAAGAAGATGAAGGCCGCGGCCCTGCGCCACGCCCTCACCGACCGGGCCCGCCACGACCGCATTCACGTCGTCACCGGCGTGATCGAGGGCGAGACCCCCTCCACGAAGGCCGCCAAGACGCTGTTCGGCAAGATCTCGGAGCGCAAGAACCTGCTCCTGGTCGTCGACCGCGCCGACGAGGCCGCGTGGCTGTCCGCCCGCAACCTGCCCCAGGTGCACATCCTGGAGCCGGGCCAGCTGAACACGTACGACGTTCTCGTCTCGGACGACGTGGTCTTCACCAAGGCCGCTTTCGAGTCCTTCGTCGCCGGCCCGAACAAGGCCAACGACAACGAAGGGAGCGAGGTCTGA
- the rplW gene encoding 50S ribosomal protein L23, with protein sequence MAVRHPSVASKAAKKAKEARLKKARRHATEGKNTVITPVSKSFTDPRDVLIKPVVSEKSYALIDENKYTFIVAPGSNKTEIKEAVQAVFSVKVTGVNTINRQGKRKRTRTGFGQRTGTKRAIVTLAEGDRIDIFGGPTS encoded by the coding sequence ATGGCTGTCCGTCACCCCTCCGTCGCCTCCAAGGCGGCGAAGAAGGCCAAGGAGGCGCGCCTCAAGAAGGCACGCCGCCACGCCACCGAAGGCAAGAACACCGTCATCACCCCGGTGAGCAAGTCGTTCACGGACCCCCGTGACGTCCTGATCAAGCCGGTCGTGTCGGAGAAGAGCTACGCGCTCATCGACGAGAACAAGTACACGTTCATCGTCGCTCCGGGCTCCAACAAGACGGAGATCAAGGAGGCCGTGCAGGCGGTCTTCTCGGTCAAGGTCACCGGCGTCAACACGATCAACCGCCAGGGCAAGCGCAAGCGCACGCGCACCGGCTTCGGCCAGCGCACGGGCACCAAGCGCGCGATCGTGACCCTTGCCGAGGGCGACCGTATCGACATCTTCGGCGGTCCGACCTCCTGA
- a CDS encoding NlpC/P60 family protein, giving the protein MSNTSRRSVLAVFAASAASLPLAGTATAPAHAAGAASPTEPLAAPSGLGSAPSSVTTAPLDASHFIRETLRSPLTATVLPGTPRRTEITSGGRRVALLTHGARTVLLPGPERTFTENKRPFADLFERTLPDLKLPVDKRSYWGSSPGGGSWSTLGPVDSDYSVVQDTGVINLTTANASRHASVRDDAIADVDVRSVARFDKVPTGEACSYALSFGYEDPRNNYRARLSFVTSGAVQLRVEKEVKDVVTQLTTSALTLATGVPAGTDWTIRVRREGSRIRVKAWASASAEPSKWLVDVTDSDLGAGRVGLRALANQGCTSLPMKLLVSRFQVTEATWAEPPTVTHGDWVRVLPEPFDGNWTPELESTVRAWSGSTAPDVLAYAAMFLPGAPEVISGSGPAEGKKVLGAAKYGYENAGGYRVEGADFHEYMDIGWTFPDGAHTGPHSAQKGALDCSGYTRMVYGYHMGVPMAAKEDTSGTRIPRRSRDMADHTPGVRIARTDGVNPPAAELLQPGDLVLFNADSGDDGPTATADHVGIHLGTDTAGKRRFLSSRKTINGPTMSDLGGASLLDGTGTYARTLHTVHRI; this is encoded by the coding sequence ATGTCGAACACCTCACGGCGCAGTGTCCTCGCCGTCTTCGCCGCCTCCGCCGCCTCCCTCCCGCTGGCCGGCACGGCCACCGCACCGGCCCATGCCGCCGGCGCGGCCTCACCTACCGAGCCGCTCGCGGCTCCGTCGGGGCTGGGTTCTGCCCCCTCCTCCGTCACGACGGCGCCGCTGGACGCCAGCCACTTCATCCGCGAGACACTGCGGTCGCCCCTCACCGCGACCGTGCTGCCGGGCACTCCACGCCGTACCGAGATCACCTCGGGCGGCAGACGCGTCGCCCTCCTGACGCACGGCGCACGGACCGTGCTGCTGCCGGGCCCCGAACGGACGTTCACGGAGAACAAGAGACCCTTCGCGGACCTCTTCGAGCGCACTCTGCCCGACCTCAAGCTCCCCGTGGACAAGCGCTCGTACTGGGGCAGTTCCCCGGGCGGCGGCAGCTGGTCCACCCTCGGTCCCGTCGACTCCGACTACTCGGTGGTCCAGGACACCGGTGTCATCAACCTGACCACCGCCAACGCCAGCCGCCACGCCAGCGTCCGTGACGACGCCATCGCCGACGTGGACGTCCGGTCCGTCGCGCGCTTCGACAAGGTGCCCACCGGAGAGGCATGCTCCTACGCGCTGTCCTTCGGCTACGAGGACCCCCGCAACAACTACCGGGCCCGGCTGTCCTTCGTCACCTCCGGCGCGGTGCAACTGCGGGTGGAGAAGGAGGTCAAGGACGTCGTCACCCAGTTGACGACCTCGGCCCTCACCCTCGCCACGGGCGTGCCCGCGGGCACGGACTGGACGATCCGGGTGCGCCGCGAGGGCAGCCGGATCCGCGTCAAGGCCTGGGCGTCCGCGTCGGCTGAGCCGTCCAAGTGGCTGGTCGACGTGACCGACTCGGACCTCGGCGCCGGACGGGTCGGCCTGCGCGCGCTGGCCAACCAGGGCTGCACCAGCCTGCCGATGAAGCTGCTCGTCAGCCGCTTCCAGGTGACCGAGGCCACCTGGGCCGAACCCCCGACCGTCACGCACGGGGACTGGGTGCGGGTGCTGCCCGAGCCCTTCGACGGGAACTGGACACCGGAACTGGAGAGCACCGTCCGCGCCTGGTCCGGCTCCACCGCGCCGGACGTCCTGGCCTACGCGGCCATGTTCCTGCCCGGCGCCCCCGAGGTGATCTCCGGCTCCGGACCGGCGGAGGGCAAGAAGGTCCTGGGCGCGGCGAAGTACGGCTACGAGAACGCGGGGGGCTACCGCGTCGAGGGCGCCGACTTCCACGAGTACATGGACATCGGCTGGACCTTCCCCGACGGCGCCCACACGGGTCCGCACAGCGCTCAGAAGGGCGCTCTCGACTGCTCGGGCTACACGCGCATGGTGTACGGCTACCACATGGGGGTGCCGATGGCCGCGAAGGAGGACACTTCCGGCACCCGGATACCCCGGCGTTCCCGCGACATGGCCGACCACACCCCGGGGGTGCGCATCGCCCGCACCGACGGGGTGAACCCGCCCGCAGCGGAGCTTCTTCAGCCGGGCGATCTCGTGCTGTTCAACGCGGACTCGGGCGACGACGGCCCTACGGCCACGGCAGACCACGTCGGCATCCACCTCGGCACGGACACGGCCGGCAAGCGCCGCTTCCTGTCCAGCCGCAAGACGATCAACGGCCCCACCATGTCGGACCTGGGGGGCGCTTCCCTCCTGGACGGCACGGGCACTTATGCCCGGACCCTGCACACCGTCCACCGCATCTGA
- the rpsS gene encoding 30S ribosomal protein S19, with product MPRSLKKGPFVDDHLIKKVDVQNEAGTKNVIKTWSRRSMIVPAMLGHTIAVHNGKTHIPVFVTESMVGHKLGEFSPTRTFRGHVKDDRKSKRR from the coding sequence ATGCCTCGTAGCCTGAAGAAGGGGCCCTTCGTCGACGACCACCTGATCAAGAAGGTGGACGTCCAGAACGAAGCCGGCACCAAGAACGTCATCAAGACCTGGTCCCGTCGCTCGATGATCGTCCCGGCCATGCTCGGCCACACGATCGCGGTGCACAACGGCAAGACCCACATTCCGGTGTTCGTCACCGAGTCGATGGTCGGCCACAAGCTCGGCGAGTTCTCGCCGACGCGCACCTTCCGGGGTCACGTCAAGGACGACCGGAAGTCGAAGCGCCGCTAA